The following coding sequences lie in one Lolium perenne isolate Kyuss_39 chromosome 2, Kyuss_2.0, whole genome shotgun sequence genomic window:
- the LOC127333940 gene encoding uncharacterized protein, translating into MKARQFLNVVQRFGRGGLYTVSRIKADEQLFYGSTAEAQESITSAASKLNMSSPSCTFAQPWMDSMPRKPTPRLSFEPYRSDYSRLDFLPFYGRGSSGHGRILCMDSAGHTILCDADVRSVQPVPCLNEPKGDSPVSFSLTSTHTTDPKRAEALYILGRSASSHNSFNFEVLIYGDKTWHWVRLPPPPYVNDPVYDSTFIQSYTLLGDGSTICISSPPEHSPVGTYCFDTASRKWEKAGRWVLPINGRAEHVPELCNLWFGMAENSPHNLCALDLSNLDGAPKLLHEWQDLDPPEGWVQIRGSLLYLGAGRFCITKIFNIADQDTEDSTNGIAAVLTGVEVVPGGSSELQMIKHKSFVSYDDIHCVL; encoded by the coding sequence ATGAAGGCGCGGCAGTTCCTGAATGTGGTGCAGAGGTTTGGCAGAGGGGGCTTGTATACAGTGAGTCGCATCAAGGCCGATGAACAACTCTTCTACGGATCCACGGCGGAAGCACAGGAATCAATAACATCAGCGGCCTCAAAGTTGAATATGTCGTCGCCTTCGTGTACCTTTGCACAGCCATGGATGGATAGCATGCCGCGGAAGCCTACGCCCAGGCTCAGTTTCGAACCATACCGCTCAGATTACAGCAGGCTCGATTTCCTGCCCTTCTACGGGCGAGGCAGCAGCGGCCATGGTCGGATCCTCTGCATGGACTCGGCGGGCCACACCATCCTCTGCGACGCCGACGTCCGCTCTGTCCAACCGGTTCCATGTCTTAACGAACCCAAGGGAGACAGCCCCGTCTCTTTCTCCCTCACCAGCACCCACACCACCGACCCCAAGCGCGCTGAAGCCCTCTACATTCTCGGCAGATCCGCTTCAAGCCACAACTCCTTCAACTTCGAGGTACTAATCTATGGGGACAAGACTTGGCACTGGGTTCGGCTCCCACCACCGCCCTATGTCAACGACCCAGTCTATGACTCCACATTCATCCAGTCCTACACTCTGCTGGGTGATGGCTCCACTATCTGCATTTCCTCCCCTCCTGAGCACAGCCCTGTCGGCACCTACTGCTTCGACACTGCCAGCCGCAAGTGGGAAAAGGCAGGCCGCTGGGTGCTGCCTATCAATGGCCGGGCTGAGCATGTCCCTGAGCTTTGCAACCTCTGGTTCGGCATGGCCGAAAACAGCCCCCACAACTTGTGCGCATTGGACCTCTCCAATCTCGACGGGGCTCCAAAGCTACTTCATGAATGGCAGGACCTCGACCCGCCTGAGGGTTGGGTGCAGATAAGGGGCAGCCTGCTTTACCTTGGAGCGGGCAGGTTTTGCATAACCAAAATCTTCAACATTGCGGACCAAGACACTGAGGACAGCACAAATGGCATCGCCGCTGTGCTCACTGGAGTGGAGGTGGTGCCTGGAGGATCATCGGAACTCCAGATGATTAAACACAAATCCTTCGTTAGCTATGATGACATCCATTGTGTACTTTAA